The following proteins come from a genomic window of Leguminivora glycinivorella isolate SPB_JAAS2020 chromosome 6, LegGlyc_1.1, whole genome shotgun sequence:
- the LOC125226838 gene encoding NADH dehydrogenase [ubiquinone] flavoprotein 1, mitochondrial-like gives MSRGDWYMTKDIILKGSDWIINEMKTSGLRGRGGAGFPTGMKWSFMKKPSDGRPKYLVVNADEGEPGTCKDREIIRHDPHKLIEGALLAGSAIGAHAAYIYIRGEFYNEANILQMAIVEAYQAGLIGKNACGSGFDYDVFVHRGAGAYVCGEETALIESIEGKQGKPRLKPPFPADIGLFGCPTTVNNVETISSSPTILRRGGAWYSSLGRLRNHGTKLFNISGHVCTPCTVEEEMSIPLKVLIETHGGGVVGGWDNLLAVIPGGSSCPLLPKHICDTVLMDYDALMAANSSFGTAAMIVMNRQTDIVKAIDRLLTFYSHESCGQCTPCREGVGWMKKIIQRLVYGNAAIKEIDMLWEMSKQIEGHTICALADGAAWPIQGLIRHFRPELERRIRQYECCYGPSKAERCF, from the exons ATGAGTCGCGGCGATTGGTACATGACTAAAGATATCATCTTGAAGGGCTCTGACTGGATTATCA ATGAAATGAAGACTTCAGGCCTGCGGGGTCGCGGCGGTGCGGGTTTCCCAACCGGCATGAAGTGGTCCTTTATGAAAAAGCCATCTGACGGTCGTCCCAAGTACCTCGTAGTAAATGCGGATGAAGGCGAACCTGGCACGTGCAAGGACAGAGAGATAATACGACATGACCCCCATAAGCTCATCGAAGGGGCGTTGCTCGCTGGTTCCGCTATAGGCGCGCATGCGGCTTATATTTATATCAGAGGAGAGTTTTACAACGAAGCTAATATCCTTCAGATGGCGATTGTTGAG GCCTACCAAGCAGGCCTAATCGGTAAGAACGCCTGCGGCTCTGGATTCGACTATGACGTGTTCGTTCACCGCGGCGCCGGCGCATACGTCTGCGGCGAGGAGACAGCGCTCATCGAGTCCATCGAGGGCAAACAGGGCAAGCCGCGACTAAAGCCACCGTTCCCTGCAGACATTGGGCTTTTCGGATGCCCTACTACCGTGAATAATGTGGAAACTATTTCTTCTTCACCA ACAATCCTCCGCCGCGGCGGGGCTTGGTATTCATCTCTCGGCCGACTTCGTAACCACGGGACCAAGCTATTCAACATCTCTGGTCACGTGTGCACTCCATGCACCGTGGAGGAGGAGATGAGTATCCCGCTCAAGGTCTTGATCGAAACCCATGGCGGGGGCGTTGTGGGGGGTTGGGATAATCTGTTGGCTGTTATTCCTGGAGGATCATCTTGCCCGCTTTTACCTAAACA CATATGCGACACAGTACTCATGGACTACGACGCCCTAATGGCAGCAAATTCGTCTTTCGGCACAGCAGCCATGATTGTCATGAATCGGCAGACCGACATAGTGAAGGCCATTGATCGGTTGCTCACGTTCTATTCGCACGAATCTTGCGGACAGTGCACGCCTTGCCGCGAAGGAGTGGGATGGATGAAGAAGATCATTCAAAG ACTCGTTTACGGAAATGCTGCAATAAAAGAAATCGACATGTTGTGGGAAATGTCTAAACAGATTGAAG GGCACACAATCTGTGCGCTAGCTGACGGCGCTGCCTGGCCGATTCAAGGGCTCATCCGCCACTTCAGACCCGAACTGGAACGCCGTATTAGACAGTATGAATGCTGTTACGGCCCAAGCAAAGCAGAGCGGTGCTTTTAA
- the LOC125226837 gene encoding NADH dehydrogenase [ubiquinone] flavoprotein 1, mitochondrial-like — MAGALARVIQGTKAHLGVVGPLVSVNNVSVRFQQTQAPPQKAKYGPLADADRVFTNLYGRHDWRLKGALSRGDWYLTKEIILKGTDWIVNEMKTSGLRGRGGAGFPTGMKWSFMNKPSDGRPKYLVVNADEGEPGTCKDREIMRHDPHKLVEGCLIAGACMGAQAAYIYIRGEFYNEASNLQVAIAEAYQAGLIGKNACGSGYDFDVFVQRGAGAYICGEETALIESIEGKQGKPRLKPPFPADVGLFGCPTTVNNVETIAVAPTILRRGGSWFASFGRQRNSGTKLFNISGHVNTPCTVEEEMSIPLRELLEKHAGGIIGGWDNLLAVIPGGSSTPLIPKDVCETVLMDFDGLVAAQTSLGTAAIIVMNKQTDIVKAIARLLMFYAHESCGQCTPCREGVGWMKKIIYRFVDGNASPKEIDMLWELSKQIEGHTICALADGAAWPIQGLIRHFRPELERRMAEHAAIHGPSKAERCY; from the exons ATGGCTGGTGCATTAGCGCGAGTTATACAGGGAACGAAGGCTCACTTAG GTGTAGTGGGGCCCCTGGTGAGCGTCAACAATGTGTCCGTGCGGTTCCAGCAGACGCAAGCTCCGCCTCAGAAAGCGAAATATGGGCCTCTGGCAGACGCCGACAGGGTTTTTACAAACTTGTATGGCAGACACGACTGGAGATTGAAGGGCGCCCTGAGCCGCGGCGATTGGTACTTGACCAAAGAGATCATTCTCAAGGGAACTGATTGGATTGTCA ATGAAATGAAGACCTCAGGTCTCCGCGGCCGTGGCGGTGCCGGTTTCCCCACTGGCATGAAATGGTCCTTCATGAACAAGCCCTCCGACGGCCGTCCCAAGTACCTGGTAGTTAACGCTGATGAGGGTGAGCCCGGCACTTGCAAGGACCGCGAGATCATGCGTCATGACCCACACAAGCTGGTGGAGGGATGCTTGATCGCTGGAGCCTGTATGGGTGCACAGGCCGCCTATATCTACATTAGAGGAGAGTTCTACAATGAGGCTAGCAATCTGCAGGTGGCAATTGCTGAG GCCTACCAAGCCGGTCTGATCGGAAAGAACGCCTGCGGTTCCGGCTACGATTTCGACGTGTTCGTGCAGCGCGGAGCCGGCGCCTACATCTGCGGCGAAGAGACTGCCCTTATTGAGTCCATCGAGGGCAAGCAGGGCAAGCCGAGGCTGAAGCCCCCGTTCCCGGCTGATGTTGGTCTCTTTGGATGCCCGACTACAGTGAATAATGTGGAGACTATTGCTGTAGCTCCG ACGATCCTCCGCCGTGGCGGCTCCTGGTTCGCGTCCTTCGGCCGCCAGCGTAACTCCGGAACCAAGCTCTTCAACATCTCCGGACACGTCAACACGCCCTGCACCGTCGAGGAGGAAATGAGCATCCCGCTGAGGGAATTACTCGAGAAACACGCTGGAGGCATCATCGGGGGATGGGATAACTTGTTGGCTGTTATCCCTGGAGGATCGTCCACTCCACTCATCCCTAAAGA CGTATGCGAGACAGTCCTCATGGACTTTGACGGCCTCGTCGCCGCACAGACCTCTCTCGGCACGGCCGCCATCATCGTCATGAACAAGCAGACGGACATCGTGAAGGCCATCGCTCGCCTGCTCATGTTCTACGCGCACGAGTCCTGTGGCCAGTGCACGCCGTGCAGAGAGGGCGTGGGGTGGATGAAGAAGATCATATACAG ATTCGTTGACGGCAACGCTTCACCGAAAGAAATCGACATGCTATGGGAGCTTTCCAAACAGATTGAAG GACACACGATCTGCGCCTTGGCTGACGGTGCCGCGTGGCCCATCCAGGGGCTGATCCGCCACTTCAGGCCCGAGCTGGAGCGCCGCATGGCCGAGCACGCCGCCATTCATGGACCCAGCAAGGCCGAGCGCTGCTACTAG